GTGCAGGTGATCCCCCACATCACCGGCGAGATCCGTGAACGCATCCACCGGGTGGCGGCCAACTCCGGGGCCGATGTGGTGATCGGCGAGATCGGCGGCACCGTGGGGGATATCGAGTCGCTGCCCTTCCTGGAGGCGATCCGGGAATTCCGGGGGGATGTGGGCCGCCAGGACCTGGCCTACGTGCACGTGACCCTGCTGCCCTACATCGGCACCTCGGGGGAACTGAAGACCAAGCCCACCCAGCACTCGGTGAAGGAGCTGCGCTCGATCGGCATCCAGCCCGACGTGCTGGTGTGCCGCAGCGACCGGGAGATCAGCGGCGACCTCAAGGGCAAGATCGGCGGCTTCTGCGGCGTGCCCCAGCGGGCCGTGATCCAGGCCCTCGATGCGGACAGCATCTACGCGGTGCCCCTGGCCATGGAGCAGGAGGGCCTCTGCCGTGAGGTGCTCAGCGTGCTCAACCTTCCTGATCACGACAGCGACATGATGCGCTGGCAGGAGCTGGTGACCAAGCTGCGCCATCCCGGTCCGGCGGTGAAGGTGGCCCTGGTGGGCAAGTACGTGCAGTTGAACGATGCCTACCTCTCGGTGGTGGAGGCCTTGCGCCACGCCTGCCTGGAGCAGGACGCCTCCCTCGATCTGCACTGGATCTGCGCCGAACAGATCGAAACCCTCGGCGCCGACGTGCTGCTGCACGGCATGGATGCAGTGGTGGTGCCGGGTGGCTTCGGCAACCGGGGGGTGGACGGCAAGGTGGAGGCGATCCGCTGGGCCCGCGAGCAGCGGGTGCCCTTCCTGGGGCTCTGCCTCGGCATGCAGTGCGCCGTGATCGAGTGGGCCCGCAACATCGCCGGCCTCGCCGGCGCCACCAGTGCTGAGCTGGACGCCGATTCGCCGCACCCGGTGATTCACCTGCTGCCGGAACAGCAGGACGTGGTGGACCTGGGCGGCACGATGCGCCTGGGGGTCTACCCCTGTCGCCTCACACCGGGAACCCTGGGCCAGCGCCTCTACGGCGAGGAGGTGGTGTATGAGCGGCATCGCCACCGATACGAATTCAACAACGCCTACCGCAACCGCTTCCTCGATTCGGGCTACCGGATCAGCGGTTCATCGCCCGATGGCCGGCTC
This sequence is a window from Cyanobium sp. PCC 7001. Protein-coding genes within it:
- a CDS encoding CTP synthase is translated as MPSNSAPAGHATKFVFVTGGVVSSIGKGIVAASLGRLLKSRGYSVSILKLDPYLNVDPGTMSPFQHGEVFVTEDGAETDLDLGHYERFTDTAMSRLNSVTTGSIYQAVINKERRGDYNGGTVQVIPHITGEIRERIHRVAANSGADVVIGEIGGTVGDIESLPFLEAIREFRGDVGRQDLAYVHVTLLPYIGTSGELKTKPTQHSVKELRSIGIQPDVLVCRSDREISGDLKGKIGGFCGVPQRAVIQALDADSIYAVPLAMEQEGLCREVLSVLNLPDHDSDMMRWQELVTKLRHPGPAVKVALVGKYVQLNDAYLSVVEALRHACLEQDASLDLHWICAEQIETLGADVLLHGMDAVVVPGGFGNRGVDGKVEAIRWAREQRVPFLGLCLGMQCAVIEWARNIAGLAGATSAELDADSPHPVIHLLPEQQDVVDLGGTMRLGVYPCRLTPGTLGQRLYGEEVVYERHRHRYEFNNAYRNRFLDSGYRISGSSPDGRLVELIELADHPFFTACQYHPEFLSRPGKPHPLFRGLVEAAQQRRLSQAPSRTTDLDCVTHC